A single region of the Silene latifolia isolate original U9 population chromosome 8, ASM4854445v1, whole genome shotgun sequence genome encodes:
- the LOC141596351 gene encoding uncharacterized protein LOC141596351 — protein sequence MGTCISKCNPNKTSKKIHKKNNLQNNQEECKCTKIDQINPNVVQDKLVISQIPNSSIKSPVSPTKSSSSCTNSNYPTTSSSSSSGSLLSSASSLASSNSSSSIVSSKLDQSFSNDYLGSCPKEKQLFIRPNYYPSIKEINPKRSSLPTKCQISGNKLNGPKKPPSPQKLVRPLAQKRPRCNSPSNLTRQKSFRLESESETEPNRPVSISGRYSRPVSPSPSRRFTREISTSQGRNFTNSMRRDNSCVKPPSPRRTIGNSRRYNRPNTNLLLKNDDGIKGVSSKIQELALGGLSTQDIDMMPIEDAENPHITLDCFIFL from the coding sequence ATGGGTACATGCATAAGCAAATGCAACCCTAATAAAACTTCcaaaaaaattcacaaaaaaaataATTTACAAAATAATCAAGAAGAATGTAAGTGTACAAAAATTGATCAAATCAACCCAAATGTAGTCCAAGACAAACTTGTTATCTCACAAATACCCAATTCTTCTATAAAATCGCCTGTATCGCCTACAAAATCTTCGTCTTCATGCACAAATTCTAATTATCCAACTACAAGCTCGAGCTCAAGTTCAGGTTCGTTGCTGTCATCAGCTTCATCACTTGCCTCGTCTAATTCCTCGTCATCGATTGTAAGTTCAAAATTGGACCAGTCATTCTCTAATGACTACTTAGGGTCATGTCCTAAGGAAAAACAATTATTTATCCGTCCTAATTATTACCCTTCAATTAAGGAAATTAATCCCAAAAGATCATCTTTACCTACAAAATGTCAAATTAGTGGCAATAAACTTAATGGGCCAAAAAAACCACCAAGCCCACAAAAGTTAGTAAGGCCATTGGCCCAAAAACGACCTCGTTGTAATTCACCAAGTAACTTAACCCGTCAAAAGAGTTTTCGTCTAGAGTCCGAGTCTGAGACTGAGCCTAATCGACCTGTTTCAATAAGCGGGCGTTACTCAAGGCCCGTATCACCTTCACCTAGTCGAAGATTTACTAGAGAAATATCAACTAGTCAAGGTAGAAATTTCACAAATTCCATGAGACGAGATAATTCTTGTGTAAAGCCGCCTAGTCCACGTAGGACTATTGGTAATTCTCGACGATATAATCGTCCCAATACTAATTTATTGTTGAAAAATGATGATGGTATTAAAGGGGTAAGTTCAAAAATACAAGAATTGGCATTAGGTGGTCTTTCGACACAAGATATCGACATGATGCCGATTGAAGATGCCGAAAATCCACATATAACCTTGGATTGTTTCATTttcttgtaa